A portion of the uncultured Draconibacterium sp. genome contains these proteins:
- the nrdG gene encoding anaerobic ribonucleoside-triphosphate reductase activating protein yields the protein MLKYYNYDIVFQEIPNEVTLAVNITNCPNRCKGCHSPHLQKDIGEELNEVQIVSLMKKYASSITCFCFMGGDGDPQRVAELANFIRLHYPETKTAWYSGCARLPEAFDSTNFQYIKLGGYVENLGNLKSDTTNQHLFEIQQDGFMKDVSYLFH from the coding sequence ATGCTTAAATATTACAACTACGATATCGTTTTTCAGGAAATTCCGAACGAAGTTACACTGGCAGTAAATATTACCAATTGCCCGAATCGGTGTAAAGGCTGCCACAGTCCGCATTTGCAGAAAGATATTGGCGAAGAACTGAACGAAGTGCAAATCGTTTCCTTGATGAAAAAATACGCCTCATCCATCACCTGTTTTTGTTTTATGGGCGGAGATGGCGATCCTCAAAGAGTAGCAGAATTGGCTAATTTTATACGCCTTCATTACCCGGAAACTAAAACTGCGTGGTACTCGGGTTGTGCCAGATTACCCGAAGCTTTTGACAGCACTAACTTTCAATACATAAAACTGGGCGGATACGTAGAAAATTTAGGTAACTTAAAAAGCGATACAACTAACCAGCATTTATTCGAAATTCAGCAAGATGGTTTTATGAAAGATGTGAGTTATTTATTTCATTAA